The following proteins are encoded in a genomic region of Mycolicibacterium rutilum:
- the gyrB gene encoding DNA topoisomerase (ATP-hydrolyzing) subunit B, whose translation MAAQKKNAPSQYGADSIKVLEGLEAVRKRPGMYIGSTGERGLHHLIWEVVDNAVDEAMAGFATKVEVRILQDGGVQVTDDGRGIPVAMHATGIPTVDVVMTVLHAGGKFEEGAYQVSGGLHGVGVSVVNALSTRLEADIRTDGYEWFQTYDRSVPGTLKQGEKTKETGTTIRFWADPDVFETTNYDFETIARRLQEMAFLNKGLTIELTDERVTPDEVVDDVVSDTAEAPKSADEKAAEAAAPQKLKHRVFHYPGGLVDFVKHINRTKTPIHPSIIDFDGKGDGHEVEIAMQWNAGYSESVHTFANTINTHEGGTHEEGFRAALTSVVNKYAKDKKLLKDKDPNLTGEDIREGLAAVISVKVSQPQFEGQTKTKLGNTEVKSFVQRICNEQISHWLEANPAEAKTVVNKAVSSAQARAAARKARDLVRRKSATDIGGLPGKLADCRSTDPSKSELYVVEGDSAGGSAKSGRDSMFQAILPLRGKIINVEKARIDRVLKNTEVQAIITALGTGIHDEFDISKLRYHKIVLMADADVDGQHISTLLLTLLFRFMKPLVENGHIFLAQPPLYKLKWQRSAPEFAYSDRERDGLLEAGRAAGKKINTDDGIQRYKGLGEMDAKELWETTMDPSVRVLRQVTLDDAAAADELFSILMGEDVEARRSFITRNAKDVRFLDV comes from the coding sequence GTGGCTGCCCAGAAGAAGAATGCCCCGAGCCAGTACGGCGCCGACTCGATCAAGGTCCTCGAAGGCCTCGAAGCGGTCCGCAAGCGGCCGGGCATGTACATCGGTTCGACCGGTGAGCGTGGTCTGCACCACCTGATCTGGGAAGTCGTCGACAACGCCGTCGATGAGGCGATGGCCGGCTTCGCCACCAAGGTAGAGGTCAGGATCCTGCAGGACGGTGGCGTCCAGGTCACCGACGACGGCCGCGGCATCCCCGTCGCCATGCATGCCACCGGCATCCCGACCGTCGACGTCGTGATGACCGTGCTGCACGCGGGCGGCAAGTTCGAAGAGGGCGCCTACCAGGTATCGGGTGGTCTGCACGGCGTCGGCGTCTCCGTGGTCAACGCGCTGTCCACCCGGCTCGAAGCCGACATCCGCACCGACGGCTACGAGTGGTTCCAGACCTACGACCGCTCGGTACCCGGCACGCTCAAGCAGGGCGAGAAGACCAAGGAGACCGGCACGACGATCCGGTTCTGGGCCGATCCGGACGTCTTCGAGACCACGAACTACGACTTCGAGACCATCGCGCGCCGGCTGCAGGAGATGGCGTTCCTCAACAAGGGCCTGACCATCGAGCTGACCGATGAGCGGGTGACTCCCGACGAGGTCGTCGACGACGTGGTCAGCGATACGGCCGAGGCGCCGAAGTCGGCCGACGAGAAGGCTGCCGAGGCCGCCGCGCCGCAGAAGCTCAAGCACCGCGTCTTCCACTACCCCGGCGGGCTGGTCGACTTCGTCAAGCACATCAACCGGACCAAGACGCCGATCCACCCGAGCATCATCGACTTCGACGGCAAGGGCGACGGCCACGAGGTCGAGATCGCCATGCAGTGGAACGCCGGTTACTCCGAGTCGGTGCACACGTTCGCCAACACGATCAACACTCATGAGGGCGGCACCCACGAAGAGGGTTTTCGCGCGGCGTTGACCTCGGTGGTCAACAAGTACGCCAAGGACAAGAAGCTACTCAAGGACAAGGATCCGAACCTCACCGGCGAAGACATCCGCGAAGGCCTGGCCGCCGTCATCTCGGTCAAGGTGTCCCAGCCGCAGTTCGAGGGCCAGACCAAGACCAAACTCGGCAACACAGAGGTCAAGTCGTTCGTCCAGCGGATCTGCAACGAGCAGATCAGCCACTGGCTCGAGGCGAATCCGGCGGAAGCCAAAACCGTTGTGAACAAGGCGGTCTCGTCGGCTCAGGCGCGGGCGGCGGCGCGTAAGGCGCGGGATCTGGTGCGGCGTAAGAGTGCCACCGATATCGGTGGGTTGCCGGGTAAGTTGGCTGATTGCCGGTCGACGGATCCCAGCAAGTCCGAACTGTATGTGGTCGAGGGTGATTCGGCCGGCGGTTCGGCCAAGAGCGGGCGCGATTCGATGTTTCAGGCGATCCTGCCGTTGCGCGGCAAGATCATCAACGTCGAAAAGGCCCGCATCGACCGGGTGCTCAAGAACACCGAGGTCCAGGCGATCATCACCGCGCTGGGCACCGGCATCCACGACGAGTTCGACATCTCCAAGCTGCGTTATCACAAGATCGTGTTGATGGCCGATGCTGATGTCGACGGCCAGCACATCTCCACGCTACTGTTGACGCTGTTGTTCCGGTTCATGAAACCCCTTGTCGAAAACGGGCACATCTTCTTGGCCCAACCTCCGCTGTACAAACTCAAGTGGCAGCGCAGCGCCCCCGAATTCGCGTATTCCGACCGCGAACGCGACGGGTTGCTCGAAGCCGGGCGCGCCGCGGGTAAGAAGATCAACACCGACGACGGTATCCAGCGCTACAAGGGTCTGGGCGAGATGGACGCCAAGGAGCTGTGGGAGACCACGATGGATCCCTCGGTGCGGGTGCTGCGCCAGGTCACCCTCGACGACGCCGCCGCCGCCGACGAGTTGTTCTCCATCCTGATGGGCGAAGACGTCGAAGCCCGCCGCAGCTTCATCACCCGAAACGCCAAAGACGTCCGCTTCCTCGACGTTTGA